Genomic DNA from Stigmatopora nigra isolate UIUO_SnigA chromosome 17, RoL_Snig_1.1, whole genome shotgun sequence:
ATAATTGAATTGCGCTTGAGCAATAATATCATTAGTTTGCATCAAAACAGACAAGTCCGAAGGGAGGAGTCTCTTAAAAAGCCCCGAATGAGTGAAAGGGAGGGAATCGTACTCACGGCAAGTTGGAGACAGACCGCTCAGCTTCTTacttattgttaaaaataagaaaaatgaggATTATGAGCAAAGATTTTCGCCTCCAAGACGTTACCGTCATGTATTTGACGGCATTGGCCGCTTTGATGGTCATCTTGGTGGCGTCCTACCAGGCTCCGTCCCAGGTCAGCGTGGTCAAGGTATCCCGCCCCGACTCGGGGGACTCGGCTCCGGAACCCCGGGATCTGCCCATGCCGTTCCGCATGCTCCTGGACCCGTTGGGAAAGATGCGGTTGGCGTGGAATGTCAGCTACGCCCGACGGGAAGTTTACCTGGAGTTGACTGTGGAGGAGATGAAACATGGTGTGGTTTTGGGGATGTCGGACCGGGGGGAGTTGACCCGCGCCGATCTGGTCATTTTATGGGATTCCGGGAGCCAAAGTTACTTTGGGGTGAGTCTATGAACAGAAAAAGAGGAGTTTTTGAAAGtatttgtcatttcaaaaataTCTACGTACACTGaattaatgataataataatactactaatactacaaaaactacaaataccacaaataccacaaaatacttcaaaatactgcaaaataccacaaaatcctacaaaatacttcaaaatacagcaaatacttcaaaatactgcaaatacttcaaaatactgcaaatacttcaaaatactgcaaataccacaaaatactgcaaataccacaaaatactgcaaatactacaaaatactgcaaatactacaaaatactgcaaatactacaaaatactgcaatactacaaaatactggaaatactacaaaatactgcaaatactaccaaatactgcaaatactacaaattactacaaaatactgcaaatactacaaaatactacaaaatactgcaaatactacaaaatactgcaaatacaacaaaatactgcaaatactacaaaatactacaaaatactgcaaatactacaaaatgctgcaaatactacaaaatgctgcaaatactacaaaatactgcaaatactacaaaatactgcaaatactacaaaatactgcaaatactacaaaatactgcaaataccacaaaatactgcaaataccacaaaatactgcaaataccacaaaatactgcaaataccacaaaatactgcaaatactacaaaatactgcaaaatactacaaaatactgcaaatactgcaaatactacaaaatactacaaattctacaaaatactgcaaatactacaaaatactgcaaatactacaaaatactgcaaatactacaaaatactgcaaatactacaaatactacaaatactacaaatactgCTTATATTACTAATTATCAGACATATGTTTGCTCATCATCAGtgactcaacaaaaaaaaacccgcaTGCACTAATGTAATCCCTATAATTACATTCATAGAACGCTTAGCATCCTTCACGGTGGTaattaaaaatctatatatGTTTAAAATACTCCTAATTCATCTCAGCTGGGTTGGAGAGTCTAAAAAGTGGAGTAGAAATGTTTGGTGTGTGTTTTTCGCTTCAGGACGCTTGGAGTGACAGCAATGGCAAAGTCACCTTGGACAGCCAACAGGACTACGAGCTGATAGAAGCCAAATGGAAGGCTGGAGGATTCTATTTGCTCTTCAGGAGACCCTTCAGCACTTGCGACCCCAGAGACTACCTCATTGAGGTGATCGAATTCggcaccggcgaccaaaagttgTTTTAGTGGTCTGACAGTTTTGTTCTACCCAGGAAGGAACAGTTCACGTCATCTACGGCGTTTTGGATGGACCTTTGGACTCACCGGAGCAGCTGAATCTGTCGCGGATACACACGGGCCTTCAGCGTATCTTGATGCTACGTCCCGACACGCCGGTCCCGGCGCTCCCCCCGGATGTCAGGACGCTGGACGTGCTGGCCCCCGACATCACCATCCCGGGCCGGGAGACCACCTACTGGTGCTCCATGCACACGTTACCGGAGAACATGGCCGAGAACCACATTGTCATGGTAGGTTGGGTAATTTTTTTGGTAGAATCTGTAGGAAACAAACAGCAGATGGaatgtcaaaatgaataaaaacataaaaataaatcagagtTAATGCTAAAATGACAGATTTTATGCAGTAACAGCTggcttttctgcaaaaaaaatagtaaaaactgTACTCTATTAAAGTATACTATAAACAAATCAAGTTAAAACAagaaatgacacattttggGGAGATGCACTATACATTGacttaaatacatatattttcatttaaattctcAACTTTCTGAGCAGTGACGCCATAGTTTTTAATACCAGCAAGTTTGATGAAAAATGGTTTATATGATAGACTCATTGTTAAGGTTTAATTTTATCCTccgtattgaaaaaaaagagtcgTGCTATTTTGCTTTTGTCCCTGGCTTATAAGTGAGGTGAGATGTGCAGATGGGTGCGATAACCTCAagacatctctctctctctcttctccaaCATTAGCGACGCTCCAGCTCTcctaaaaacagaataaactgACTTCTTTGCCATTTGCCATCTTTTCAActtttttaggaatttgaagGCGGCTCTTTAGCAAGTTGTCACCAATCTAATCCTCTGATGCCAAACTGAGGTTTTTCAGCAACAATCAATAGGACtgttaaaaaactaaacaaaaaatctgcaatactatACTCAtcgaggaaaaaaatactactttaaAGCTGTGTACCATTactattattttgttttcagcaGCATTGCAAAAGCTTGTGAAcaatcaatgagaaaattactatatatacatatagtatacatatatacatacatagatatagtatacatatataaatatatacatatagtatacatatatacatacatagatatagtatacatagatatagcatacatatatatatagtatacatatataaatatatacatatagtatacctatatacatatagtatacctatatacatatagtacacatacagtatacctatatacatatagtatacatacagtatacctatatacatatagtatacatacaGTATACCTATATAGATATagtatacacatagtatacctatatacatatagtatacataaaGTATACAAACAGTATACATAAAGTACACAAACAGTATACATAAAGTATACAAACagtatacatatagtatacacatacatatagtatacatatatacatatagtatacacatacatatagtatacacatacatatagtatacacatacatatagtatacatatatacatatagtatacacatacatatagtatacacatatacatatagtatacatatatacatatctagtAGAAACCACGACCCTAGAactgaggctgacgtgctaaccattaATACTAGTTACaacgttttttgtgtgtttttgttcaacCTTCTTTGGGAACAGTAGTAAAATCCTGACTAACTACTAGCTGCCACCAGCTATGCGTCAGCGCTTTGTAATCAAATGTAGCCTAATCTGGCacgtttgctctttttttttttcgactgCCAGTACGAGGCGGCGATAACGACGGGAAACGAGGCCATCGTGCACCACATGGAAGTCTTCCAATGCTCGCTGGAGGACGGCGACGTTCCCCAATACAGCGGCTTATGCGAAAACAAAATGGTGCCCGCCAAACTCAATTCCTGCCGCCACGTTTTGGCCGCGTGGGCCATGGGCGCCGAGGTAAGGTCAAAtcctgatctttttttttcctttctagcCATTTGGTGGATTGATATAcgatttttagtattttttggaGCGCTATCCATGGTTCTATTCCTAGGTGAGGACTCCCACTCCAATAATGCGAATAAGTTTCATCGCAAAGTCTATTAAGGGCGTGCAGCCAGTCGGCATGTGCGTGGGAAGACAATTCACACGCGACCAGTCGCAAACAAAGGCTGGCACGGCCttacaaatttgagaaaaactGGATTTAAATAAGCAGTCCATTGCAATCAAGTCAATGGAAAAACACATACATTCCTATTTCAAGtcggccagaccattttagatataatattaagattagatttttttaaattggattataagtactggatcaaaagccctaaatattcagttttttatagatttttcttagtaagaaaaaacatctaataatcatttttttttcatttcaaatggaaactcattttttaaaaattatattcaatataaaaaccgaaaatatgtttatacatttatttttagattttacaaaatgctttttgacctaaaaacaccaaaaaatgacaaaaaatagcaattatcaatttaaaaagggtaaaatcaaaaaatataatatacttctataatcttcatttgaatttgatcctaaaacataaagttagcactcataatttacttactcgggccgcacaaaatgatttggcgggccagatttggcccccgggccgccactttcacacctgtGTGATAGAGGATGGACATTTTTATTCTAATCAAATCAAAGGGTTATTTGTAGCGTAGTTTTAAAGTGATACCATAGCCAAGAAGTGGTTATTTGGGTGGTTGGGGGCAGTATATAGAGGGGGTCTCACCTAAAGCAAAGGGGACAAGGAACAAGGGAACCTGTCACCCTATTTTTGCACTCCCCAGCCAGACTGCTTTCCAATTGGATTAGACAACAAGCGGGATGCTTCCTTTGCCTGGTGTGAACCAAATCAAAGACGAGATTTGCTGGGAAATATTCAGGCCTCTTTCATCACCTCTTAATAACGTTGTTCAATTCTTTCCGGCAGAAAAATGCCaccttgcaaaaaaataaatatagagtATCTGTGTGTGAGAGTACAAATAGTTCTGCTTTGTCaaaatgggatggagaaaaaatgaaaaatcttcAATTGGATCTGCACAAGTGCATCTGGTACAAGATTAAATGCGGAATTAAGATTGGATCAAGATTTCTACACAATGATGAGAAGGAGCTGATACCCCAAAGGCTTTTCATGGAACATCACAGTCGGGTTTCAAagccgtgtttttttttggctggaaAATTGGAAATTCGGGTTGCCAGATTATTTTGCACTTGGGGAAAAGTTACTGtacatcaaatcaaaagccaaaCCATTTAACTATAACAGTGAcacttaatatacattttttgtgtttttttgtattttttttgtattttttattgtattttttttggaattttttgtgtgtgttttttggtattttttggtattttttgatattttgttgtattttgttgtattttgttgtattttgttgtattttttggtattttttggtattttttggtattttttggtattttttggtattttttggtattttttggtattttttggtattttttggtatttttttgatatttttttggccAATTGTTACAGGCATTTTACTACCCAGAAGACGCTGGCCTCCCGATTGGTGGACCTGGTTCGTCAAGGTTCCTTCGCCTGGAAGTCCATTACCACAACCCTCTACTACTATCTGGTACACACttctttttatgttgtttttcataGGATAGATTTTGTAATGGTGACATTGTCCTTTTTGCGCCAAAGGCATCTCACTTGTCCCTGCCAGAACGTCCTCTAACAAATCCAAGAGTTCAACAATGTCCGCCTTAAATCATTCACTCATGAATGCTCCGGAATATGCCGCTTAAATTATTCTGCGCCGCCAGCATGCGAATAACGTTACAGGGAGTAAATGGACCGCACGTAAAGAGCGTTAACGATCGGTGACGCCgttgcgtgcgtgcgtgcaggCAGACGTGACTCATCGGGGATAAGGTTGCATTACACCCCCAGTTTGAGGCGCTACGACGCCGGGATCATGGAACTGGGCCTGGTCTACACGCCCATCATGGCCGTTCCCCCCAAACAGCAACATTTTTACCTCACTGGCTACTGCAATTCCAAGTGTACACGCACGGTAAGAACATGTGACATATTACATATTAAACTGCGTTATCAAAGTACCACAAGCAATTCGTGGGAACCAAATGAATCACCAAAttaatgtacatatacacacatgtacacacacatatacacatgtacacatgcatatacacatgtacacatacatatacacatgtacacatacatatacacatgttcacatttgtacacacatgtacacacatgtacacatacatatacacatgtacacaaacatatacacatgtacacaagtacacatttgtacacacatgtacacatacatatacacatgtacacatttgtacacgcacatgtacacatatatacatacatgtacacatacatatatgtacacatacatacatgtacacatatacatacatgtacacatatacatatatgtaaacatatacattatgtacacattggtacacacatgtacacatttacatatatgtacacatatacatacatgtacacatacatatatgtacacatatacatgtaaacatacatatataaacatttatacatgtaaacatacatatatacacatttatacatatacatacatatacacatgtacatgaatacatatacatgtacatgtataaatacatatatacacatacatgtacatgtcatatatatacacacagtgcaatttatataattaattaaatacggtaaatgttcGAACAATACATTGATAAACCCTATATACTTTCCCACAATATAGTTAACCATAATGCTAATTCAAATATATAACCTTTCCAGGATTTTTTTAGTTCTATACTGCTACATATTGGCAGAGCAAGAGAGTCTAGTATACTTCGATTTTTCATGGTACATAGTGTGAAAAGTGAGGATCCATTAGTGTGGACGAATCTATTCCTGGATAAGTGATCATTTTGTCTGCTTTTATAGGCTCTGCCTCGGGGGGGCATCTTTATATTCGCGTCCCAGCTGCACACGCACTTGGCGGGCCGGGGGGTGCGCACAGTTTTGCTGAGGGGGGGCAAAGAGGTGGAGATTGTGCAAGAGGATCCACACTTTAGTACACACTACCAGGTGGGACCCTTTTTTTCTAAtgcattttgttatttaaaagcaTCATCACTGCACAAGTCACGTCACATTGcgcaagaaaaaatggattatttaACGCCCAGTTTAACTTAAGTGCAAATTTCATCAcctcattttatgtttttggatCTATGCCATGTATTATTGAATTTATTATGGACTGAATTATGCTAAAATATGAGTATATTGCGGAATATTGTTGAATTTATGATGGAAAAGTGTAGAGATGTTgaatttttgaaagatttttttaagaGTACTTGAAGTGCAGCTGCCAATGTCGTCAACACAAGTGTGTATAATTAGTACAAGTGTCATTTAAAATGGAGTTGACAACAAATAAACATGTGGAGGAGGACCATGTCAATCTGTGCTTGTGTTTGAGAGCACTTTTGCTACAACACTAAAATATAAATTAGATCAAAAAATGCCTCCATTTAACAGTACTAACGTGAGGCTAATGATAAATTCAATGCTCTATTGGGTTTAGGTCAGGGGAAGTTTCTTGTATTCCTCCAAATAGGAAAAATTATCATTAACGAATGATTTAGTGAagctaaaagtggaaaaaaagatgatatttgctgatttttatatataaaagcaATGTATTTTTATACTGGGTGGAGTTATATGGTGTATTATTGCTAATTTTGACATGTCAGTTTATCAAAAATGAAGATTTTctcttatttctttcttttctagACTATACGAGTGTTGAGGAAAAAGACTAATGTTTTACCAGTAAGTATGAGAATCTAAAAAGGATCAAAATTGTCCATATTTGACCATAAATGACTAATTTTAGCGCCACAATGTTCCATTCCATCAAAGAAACGATCTTTTCTGATCTATCCAACTCAAACCAAATACTACAAAACATCTTCTTTCAACAGGGTGATGTTCTCATAACAAAATGTACTTACAACACCGAAGACCGGGAGAAGCCCACCGTGGTGAGAAACCATTAATAACATCAACTCCAATTTACATTAACACAGGCCTTATATAACCAGATACTTTCAAATCTCATATGAAGAAGCTGctagtaaataaaatacaagttgTACGCAGACTACAACTGCAATAATATgttcaatatttatatttttcacgTATTATACTCCTAATCTCTCAAATAAATTCAAGTCAAACTCACTCAAAAGCTGTAGGGAACATATTACATCACATCATCCAAATATATACTATTATATTATCCCTATTATACATTTTATGGCTGCTTTTTTCCATTATTGTTAATCAATAATGGAAATAAAGCCACTCAACATATGTAAACTCAAGAATAATGTTTAATTACATACAGAAAATTGAAAGTGTATTTCAATTTATGGTATACAAAAATCAATTGCTAAAAAGTACTATAATCATAAGAGTTGTGCTATGTTTTAAAATGGGGATTTCCAAGTGGTGTGACTGGGCGtttaaaagaatgaatgaatatagtttcaacaaaaaaatgaatgaaggaatcaAAACACTTACCAATTCTAGTGTCGATCTGGTCctggttttttttagggtggttTTGGAATCATGGAGGAAATGTGCGTCAACTACATCCATTACTATCCTCGCACTCAACTGGAGCTTTGCAAGACCCACGTGGACCCGGATCACTTGCAGAAATATTTCAGCTTCATGAACAGGTATCGCACCATCATCCATCGCCGTCAGATCCCCAAAAAGTGGATTAAACTAGAAGAAAAACAGGAATAAATGAAAGAGACTCAACCAAATTGTGACTTTGTTTTTAAGATTCCAAGGTAAAGAGGACCAATGTGTTTGTGGCGATGGCGGCGTAACCCAACAGTATTCCAGACTACAGTGGGACGGCTTCGCCACTCAAGTACTGGACTCACTCTACCAAACGGCGCCCATCTCCATGCACTGCAACCAGTCCAATGCTCGCCGTTTTCCTGTAAGTTGCATAAACtaccgtatttccacgactataaggcgcacttaaaagtctgaaattttctccaaaatagacagggcgacttataatccagtgcgccttatatatggacaaaaaattaaaaatgtgtcattctttTAGGGTGCgtctttaaatgtggtgcgccttatagtcgtatatgtattttcacgactataaggcgcacttaaaagttttattttctacaagatggacagtgcgacttataatccagggcgcctt
This window encodes:
- the dbh gene encoding dopamine beta-hydroxylase; translation: MRIMSKDFRLQDVTVMYLTALAALMVILVASYQAPSQVSVVKVSRPDSGDSAPEPRDLPMPFRMLLDPLGKMRLAWNVSYARREVYLELTVEEMKHGVVLGMSDRGELTRADLVILWDSGSQSYFGDAWSDSNGKVTLDSQQDYELIEAKWKAGGFYLLFRRPFSTCDPRDYLIEEGTVHVIYGVLDGPLDSPEQLNLSRIHTGLQRILMLRPDTPVPALPPDVRTLDVLAPDITIPGRETTYWCSMHTLPENMAENHIVMYEAAITTGNEAIVHHMEVFQCSLEDGDVPQYSGLCENKMVPAKLNSCRHVLAAWAMGAEAFYYPEDAGLPIGGPGSSRFLRLEVHYHNPLLLSGRRDSSGIRLHYTPSLRRYDAGIMELGLVYTPIMAVPPKQQHFYLTGYCNSKCTRTALPRGGIFIFASQLHTHLAGRGVRTVLLRGGKEVEIVQEDPHFSTHYQTIRVLRKKTNVLPGDVLITKCTYNTEDREKPTVGGFGIMEEMCVNYIHYYPRTQLELCKTHVDPDHLQKYFSFMNRFQGKEDQCVCGDGGVTQQYSRLQWDGFATQVLDSLYQTAPISMHCNQSNARRFPGDWEKQTLPLVTSPLKKPPYPCELKPRPTTGPDGAPV